A genomic window from Polaribacter gangjinensis includes:
- a CDS encoding DUF885 domain-containing protein produces MKNLIAYFLFFFVVFNSTVNANEKCESSKKQLEKIIKTYESHEGFDRQKFPLGLYTKEYYKAEADFATSLLKEFECIQLDDLSETEKISCKLLQFVLQDDIDFYKFERFLNPLLSDAGFHSSLNYQIRPINNLWQAKAYLNKLNALPIFVDQHFVNLREGLQKGVSQPKVIFIGYESTYNDHIVDDFRKSPFYKPFLKLPESLSAKQKDSILLAAKDAIEKKVVPQFQRIKTFFEKEYLPKTRTTLGVSQTPNGAAYYQNRINFYTTSKQYTAEDIHQIGLKEVARIKAEMEKIIQELNFKGSFADFFQFLRTDPQFFAKTPKEILMIARDIAKRVDAELPRFFKTLPRKPYGVAPVPDAIAPKYTSGRYIGTSKNSTEPGYYWVNTYDLPSRTLYTLPALTVHEAVPGHHLQGSLNNELGESIPQFRRNLYLSAYGEGWGLYSEFLADEMGIYTTPYEQFGKLTYEMWRACRLVVDTGIHAKNWTREQVVKYMSENTALSLHEINTETDRYISWPGQALSYKMGEIKIRELRTKAEKILGNKFNIRDFHEVILEQGTVSLAILEERVLNYIQRVLNE; encoded by the coding sequence ATGAAAAACCTGATAGCTTATTTTTTATTCTTTTTTGTTGTTTTCAATTCTACTGTAAATGCAAATGAAAAATGTGAATCATCAAAAAAACAACTTGAAAAAATTATCAAAACTTATGAAAGTCATGAAGGTTTTGATCGTCAAAAATTTCCTTTAGGGCTTTACACCAAAGAATATTACAAAGCTGAAGCCGATTTTGCTACCTCACTTTTAAAAGAATTTGAGTGCATTCAATTAGATGACTTATCAGAAACTGAAAAGATTTCTTGCAAATTATTGCAATTTGTTTTGCAAGATGACATTGATTTTTACAAGTTTGAAAGGTTTTTAAATCCGCTTTTATCAGATGCTGGTTTTCATAGCAGTTTAAATTATCAAATTAGACCCATCAATAATTTATGGCAAGCAAAAGCGTATTTGAATAAATTGAATGCGTTGCCAATATTTGTAGATCAACATTTTGTCAATTTAAGAGAGGGTTTGCAAAAAGGAGTTTCACAGCCAAAAGTAATTTTTATTGGATACGAATCTACTTATAATGATCATATTGTGGATGATTTTAGGAAAAGTCCCTTTTATAAGCCATTTCTAAAACTGCCTGAAAGTCTCTCTGCAAAACAAAAAGATTCTATTTTATTGGCAGCAAAAGATGCCATTGAGAAAAAAGTTGTTCCACAATTTCAACGAATTAAGACATTTTTTGAAAAGGAATATTTACCAAAAACCAGAACCACTCTAGGCGTTTCACAAACCCCAAATGGAGCAGCGTATTATCAAAACAGAATTAATTTTTACACTACAAGTAAACAATATACAGCTGAAGATATTCATCAAATCGGATTGAAAGAAGTAGCAAGAATCAAAGCTGAAATGGAAAAAATCATCCAGGAATTGAATTTTAAAGGAAGTTTTGCTGATTTTTTTCAATTTTTAAGAACTGATCCACAGTTTTTTGCAAAAACTCCTAAAGAAATTTTGATGATTGCAAGAGATATTGCCAAAAGAGTAGATGCTGAGTTGCCACGTTTTTTCAAAACCTTACCAAGAAAACCTTATGGAGTTGCACCTGTACCAGATGCAATTGCGCCAAAATACACAAGTGGACGTTATATTGGAACATCCAAAAACAGCACAGAACCTGGTTATTATTGGGTAAATACCTATGATTTGCCAAGTAGAACTTTGTACACATTACCAGCATTAACCGTTCATGAAGCAGTTCCAGGACATCATTTACAAGGCAGTTTGAACAATGAATTGGGAGAATCTATTCCGCAATTTCGACGAAATTTATATCTTTCTGCATATGGTGAAGGTTGGGGATTGTATTCCGAATTTTTAGCAGATGAAATGGGAATATACACAACACCTTATGAACAATTTGGAAAATTGACTTACGAAATGTGGCGTGCTTGCAGATTGGTTGTTGATACAGGAATTCATGCAAAAAATTGGACAAGAGAGCAAGTTGTCAAATACATGTCAGAAAATACAGCGCTTTCATTACACGAAATCAATACTGAAACTGACAGGTATATTTCTTGGCCAGGACAAGCCTTGTCTTATAAAATGGGAGAAATTAAAATCAGAGAATTACGAACAAAAGCCGAAAAAATCCTTGGAAATAAATTTAATATCAGAGATTTTCATGAAGTTATTTTAGAACAAGGAACAGTTTCTTTAGCCATTTTAGAAGAGCGAGTTCTCAATTATATTCAAAGAGTTTTAAATGAGTAA
- a CDS encoding aldehyde dehydrogenase (NADP(+)), whose amino-acid sequence MITGKNYIGNQVSAKGNKTFKTFNPELDQENDTVFVEATPDEIDEAVSLAYIAFKEYSKISGAKKAAFLNAIADEILALDQELINMYCSETGLPEARALGERGRTVGQLRSFANLVAEGSWLEATIDLAQPKREPLPKSDIRKMLIPLGPVVVFGASNFPLAYSTAGGDSAAALAAGCPVIVKSHPMHAGTGSLVALAIVKAAQKTGMPNGVFSNLNSSGIEVGQQLVSHQKVKAVGFTGSIKGGRALYDLAAKREEPIPVFAEMGSINPVVILPNALKNRHQEIAKTYANSITLGTGQFCTNPGLLLGIKSDALTSFIENLSEEILKIQPTCMLHPNIKNGYEVNKSKIISQKNVSIVANYDSEVSDNFAQQAIVSVDGATFLENPTLHLEVFGPFSMVVQCENEAELENVIAHLEGQLTGTIIAADQEIEDYQNIISALQNRVGRIIFNGVPTGVEVCESMVHGGPYPASTDSRFTAVGVNSIKRWVRPFSYQDWPNELLPKELQNENPLGIIRKVDGISTTEKIYL is encoded by the coding sequence ATGATTACAGGAAAAAACTACATAGGAAATCAAGTATCAGCCAAAGGGAATAAAACATTTAAAACGTTTAATCCTGAATTAGACCAAGAAAACGATACCGTTTTTGTAGAAGCAACTCCTGATGAAATTGATGAAGCAGTTTCGCTTGCTTACATAGCTTTCAAAGAATACAGTAAAATTTCAGGTGCTAAAAAAGCGGCTTTTTTAAATGCAATTGCAGATGAAATATTAGCTTTAGATCAAGAATTGATTAACATGTATTGTTCAGAAACTGGTTTGCCAGAAGCAAGAGCGCTTGGAGAAAGAGGTAGAACTGTTGGGCAATTGCGAAGTTTTGCAAATTTAGTAGCAGAAGGTTCTTGGTTAGAAGCAACTATTGATTTGGCCCAACCTAAAAGAGAGCCATTGCCAAAATCAGACATCAGAAAAATGCTCATTCCTTTAGGACCAGTCGTTGTTTTTGGTGCTAGTAATTTTCCATTGGCATATTCAACTGCAGGAGGAGATTCAGCTGCTGCATTGGCTGCAGGTTGTCCTGTAATTGTAAAATCGCACCCAATGCATGCTGGAACAGGAAGTTTAGTGGCTTTAGCAATTGTAAAAGCTGCGCAAAAAACAGGCATGCCTAATGGAGTTTTTTCCAATTTAAATTCAAGCGGAATTGAAGTTGGCCAGCAATTAGTTTCACATCAAAAAGTAAAAGCTGTTGGATTTACAGGAAGCATCAAAGGAGGAAGAGCTTTGTACGATTTAGCTGCTAAAAGAGAGGAACCAATTCCCGTTTTTGCTGAAATGGGCAGTATCAATCCAGTTGTAATTTTACCAAATGCTTTAAAGAATAGACATCAAGAAATTGCAAAAACCTATGCTAATTCAATCACTTTAGGAACAGGACAATTTTGCACTAATCCAGGTTTGTTATTGGGAATTAAAAGTGATGCTTTAACTAGTTTTATAGAAAATTTATCAGAAGAAATCCTAAAAATTCAACCTACTTGCATGTTGCATCCGAATATTAAAAATGGATATGAAGTAAATAAATCCAAAATCATTTCTCAAAAAAACGTTTCAATAGTTGCAAATTATGATTCAGAAGTTTCAGATAATTTTGCTCAACAAGCAATTGTAAGTGTTGATGGAGCTACTTTTTTAGAAAATCCAACGTTGCATTTGGAGGTTTTTGGTCCTTTTTCTATGGTTGTTCAATGTGAAAATGAAGCTGAATTGGAAAACGTAATTGCTCATTTAGAAGGGCAATTGACAGGAACTATAATTGCAGCTGATCAAGAAATTGAGGATTATCAAAACATCATTTCAGCGTTGCAAAATAGAGTTGGACGCATCATTTTCAATGGTGTGCCAACTGGTGTTGAAGTATGTGAATCTATGGTTCATGGTGGTCCATATCCAGCTTCTACTGATAGCAGATTTACTGCTGTTGGTGTGAATTCCATCAAACGTTGGGTTCGTCCTTTTTCTTACCAAGATTGGCCTAATGAATTGTTGCCAAAAGAATTGCAAAATGAAAATCCGTTAGGAATTATTAGAAAAGTTGACGGAATTAGCACCACTGAAAAAATATACTTATGA
- a CDS encoding dihydrodipicolinate synthase family protein, whose amino-acid sequence MTFNWEGVMPAVFTWLKESKSGGLEIDFDTTQKQAAGILKVQGKGGSRMSGLVGSGTLGENSYLSTKQRLSLLTSLSEVAKEYNVPLISGASAETKEELTRIIEGLAKVGVDTVMVMPPKTKAVPSEKEMYEYFALSEATAKDVHVTIMPYNNPDAAGYHALSTDLLLRLSVLPKVTALKISTIDVSIIETLMLENKDLKILVGVDTVTVHAGLAGACGGITGVGCIFPKASVTMQEYILNGEWAEANKISQALNSMSYLDAQPLLLEYLKLAMGIHHNDVAGGLRTFGKKLTKQQIDDVHARYILAKERLEVLDLIS is encoded by the coding sequence ATGACATTCAATTGGGAAGGTGTAATGCCTGCAGTGTTTACATGGTTAAAAGAGTCAAAATCAGGTGGTCTTGAAATTGACTTTGATACAACGCAAAAACAGGCCGCAGGTATTTTAAAAGTTCAAGGAAAGGGTGGAAGCAGAATGAGCGGACTTGTCGGTTCTGGTACTCTGGGTGAGAATAGTTATTTGAGTACCAAACAGCGACTTTCTTTGCTTACATCCCTTTCTGAGGTTGCTAAAGAATACAATGTTCCATTGATTAGCGGAGCTTCTGCAGAAACTAAGGAAGAGCTTACTAGAATCATTGAAGGACTTGCAAAAGTCGGAGTTGATACAGTCATGGTTATGCCACCAAAAACGAAGGCGGTTCCTTCTGAAAAAGAAATGTATGAGTATTTTGCACTTTCTGAAGCCACTGCAAAAGATGTACATGTAACCATTATGCCTTATAACAATCCTGATGCAGCTGGTTATCATGCGCTATCAACAGACCTTCTCTTAAGGCTTTCAGTGCTTCCTAAAGTAACTGCGCTTAAAATATCGACTATAGATGTTTCAATTATTGAAACGCTGATGTTAGAGAACAAAGATTTAAAAATTTTAGTAGGAGTAGATACAGTTACTGTACATGCAGGACTAGCAGGAGCATGTGGTGGAATTACAGGTGTTGGTTGTATCTTTCCAAAAGCTAGTGTTACTATGCAGGAGTATATTTTAAATGGAGAATGGGCTGAGGCAAACAAAATTTCACAGGCTCTAAATTCGATGTCGTATTTAGATGCTCAACCGCTGCTTTTGGAATATCTTAAGTTAGCTATGGGAATTCATCACAATGATGTTGCAGGAGGTTTACGAACCTTTGGCAAGAAATTAACAAAACAGCAAATTGATGATGTACATGCAAGATACATTCTGGCGAAAGAAAGACTTGAAGTTTTAGATTTAATAAGTTGA
- a CDS encoding MmcQ/YjbR family DNA-binding protein, whose translation MHIDEIRDFCLSKKGVTEHFPFDDVTLVFKVMNKMFALVGLDSWEKGDQKINLKCNPDWSEELRSEYEGINPGWHMNKKLWNTVTLNTSDISDELAKKLINHSYDEVVKGLTKKLQKELAEM comes from the coding sequence ATGCATATTGATGAAATTCGGGATTTTTGCCTTTCCAAAAAAGGTGTTACTGAACATTTTCCTTTTGATGATGTTACACTTGTTTTTAAAGTCATGAACAAAATGTTTGCATTGGTAGGCTTGGATTCTTGGGAAAAAGGCGATCAAAAAATCAATCTAAAATGCAATCCAGATTGGTCTGAAGAATTGAGAAGTGAATATGAAGGTATCAATCCAGGTTGGCACATGAACAAAAAATTATGGAATACAGTAACATTGAATACTTCAGATATTTCTGATGAATTGGCCAAAAAACTCATCAATCATTCTTATGATGAAGTTGTGAAAGGTTTAACCAAAAAATTACAAAAAGAATTAGCTGAAATGTAA
- a CDS encoding CorA family divalent cation transporter yields MQPDFLSQTSLITYAPKKHERTTFTDISEILLTDNPDEIKWLNTYGLYFKNEFKTVVQNSNLDDFLLKLLSDDEHPNKVILLDNLIFLTIRVLKTDQKNLSSEQILFMISTHSLWSIQEKKGDYFGWIRERIEGNKGVVRKKKSDYLLFLLLESIVDNYLETYQKNAAISSDQLDISRVKPTPEFTSLVEKRKQELFNFKKATLSLRDVVMKLETIEIKGFNNKYFSELKEQINNLLTNIDFELQELESKINLIFSIQGHRLNEVMKTLTILSVIFIPLTFLAGIYGMNFENMPELKFQYGYFLLLGFMFVISLFIVWYFKRKKWF; encoded by the coding sequence ATGCAACCAGATTTTCTTAGCCAAACTTCATTAATTACATACGCACCAAAAAAACACGAAAGAACTACTTTTACTGATATTTCTGAAATATTATTGACAGATAATCCAGATGAAATAAAATGGTTAAATACGTATGGATTGTATTTTAAAAATGAATTTAAAACAGTCGTTCAAAATTCGAATTTAGATGATTTTTTATTAAAACTATTGAGTGATGATGAACATCCTAACAAAGTAATTTTACTAGATAATTTGATTTTTTTAACAATTAGAGTTTTAAAAACGGATCAAAAGAATTTAAGTTCAGAACAAATTCTTTTCATGATTTCAACTCATTCTTTATGGAGTATTCAAGAAAAAAAGGGCGATTATTTTGGTTGGATTCGCGAACGAATTGAGGGAAATAAAGGTGTTGTTAGAAAGAAAAAAAGTGATTATTTATTGTTTTTGTTATTAGAATCTATTGTGGATAATTACTTAGAAACGTATCAAAAAAATGCAGCCATTAGTTCTGATCAATTGGATATTTCTAGAGTAAAACCTACGCCTGAATTTACATCTTTAGTTGAAAAAAGAAAGCAAGAATTGTTCAATTTTAAAAAAGCAACATTGAGTTTAAGAGATGTTGTTATGAAATTGGAAACTATTGAAATTAAAGGATTTAACAACAAATACTTTAGTGAATTAAAAGAACAAATCAATAATTTATTGACGAATATCGATTTTGAATTGCAAGAATTAGAGAGTAAAATCAATTTGATTTTTAGTATTCAAGGACATCGTTTGAACGAGGTCATGAAAACGTTAACAATTTTATCTGTCATTTTTATTCCATTGACATTTTTAGCTGGAATTTATGGAATGAATTTTGAAAATATGCCCGAATTGAAATTCCAGTATGGCTATTTTTTATTACTTGGGTTTATGTTTGTAATTAGCCTTTTTATTGTTTGGTATTTTAAAAGAAAAAAGTGGTTTTGA